Genomic segment of Mercurialis annua linkage group LG6, ddMerAnnu1.2, whole genome shotgun sequence:
ACCATgtcgtttaattttcaaacaagaaAGACTAAAGTCTGAATTATGACACATGTGAGAGATTTAGAttattttgcttttatttttatgatgttaggattataaaatatagaaagatAATTTAAGGCTCAAAATGAAATACAAAACCTAATATGATGgtccaaataatattttttacaataatttaaagtATTTGTGATTTATAGTTTAGGTCGGCAATCACATTTTTTTCAACGATCTGTTAATATCTATCAATATTTtaagagtttttttaaaaataaactactatacTCTTAGGAGTTTTATGCATTTTTTTCGGTATGATTCTAtaaattttgtgtttgtttgtATAGATCCTTGAATAATTGTTCAAGATCTTTCAGTGCTTGTTCGAgctttaaattcaaatttttttgtagGTTCAAGGCTATTTTGGAATATAATTGAAGTATATTCTAAAATGAAACAAACTATGGATTtggccaaacacatatttaGGTCCCTGCACTATTACTCTTTTCCAACTTAAGTCCCTGAACTATAAAACGTTCAAAATAAGTCCCTACACGATCAAAAACATCTATTTTAAGTCCCTATCATTGCGCAAGTTAACGGAATGTGGATGACGTTAACAATTACATATCAAAAATGCTATTTTGGTCTCtgcactatcatttttttccaaattgagTCCTGACACTATTAGAAACATCAATTTTAAGTCttttttatcacataatttaaataatattaataaaatttttattttcttttcttttttaatgttattaaatttttttagcatttccAAAGCTAGAATCATCTCCGACCATTAAtaaaattttttcattttaatttaaaattttaattatttaaaatttattaatttaattaaataaaaataattttttattttttacaattaattttttatttttataaaaaattaaatatattaaaaaactgtTCGTCTACCTCGCAatctttaaaatatcatatttttaaaaatatttattttaatttaaataaataaatttattttgaattaattaattttgagtaattaaaaatttaagttagatTTATAGTGCAAGGACTCAAATGGCAAAAAAATAGTGTAGGgacttaaaatttaaattttataaattttaactacAATCAATCTCAGAGTCAAGCgtttgtatctcactctctaacGGAATGACACGGAGGGACTTAAATCAGAGACTTTTAATAGTGCAGGgacttattttaaatgttttatagttcagggacttaagttggaaaaaaatgatagtgcagggacccaaatatgtgtttggcctATGGATTTCTCTATATGTGTAAATGGAGTATGGGatatttttggtttattttacGCCGTCTCTCGTaatctttgtattatttatttaatttacctTTAAGTAGATCAaatgttagtttaattttttattcttagattttttaacatttggtgtaCTATGATATACttcaattttaccttattatACTCTATTTTtgtccaaataaataaataaattgaacagTCTCAATTTGTGGGAGGCCATTGAGTGGGCTAGTGGATGGATCTGCAAGAGCCCATTAAGTAGCCCAAAGTAAAAACAATTATGGACCTTCAAATTGGGGCACCACCGAATTCAAACCAAGTGCTTATTatttgttacaaaataaaaaaaatcctctCCATTTCAGGCGGCCATCGTCCTAGTCTGTGTATTTCAATTCGCGATACTGTGAATTTGGTTGTGAGGGAGACCAAAGAGAGCTATGGCAAACTCAGAAGAAGATGAGTTTTATCTGCGATACTATGTAGGTCACAAGGGGAAGTTCGGGCACGAGTTCTTGGAGTTCGAGTTCAGGCCGGACGGCAAACTCCGGTACGCCAACAACTCCAACTACAAGAACGACACCATGATCCGCAAGGAACTCTTCCTTACTCCTGCCGTCATTAAGGAATGCCGCCGCATCGTTGCCGAGAGCGAGGTcctttttttagaattttttattttttagggttttgcaattttaaatgttagatTGTTTTAATCTGAATTGTTGAATCTCTTACATGCCATGCTGAAGCTTAATCGAAACTTAGGGTTTAGTTGACAGGCTTatactttttcatttttaaatgtttggggtTTAAGGAGTGTTGCATAAAGATTAGATATAGCTATAAATTAGTTTACATtgttgaaataaaatcaaataccATTATGCGCTTATCCGTTTTATAGTGAAATGCAGCTTCTTGATGagcttattttcttttaaatttggttGTAATTGATTGGGTTTGACAGATAATGAAGGAAGATGATGCAAATTGGCCAGAACCAGACAGGATTGGTAGACAAGAGCTTGAGATAGTGATGAATAACGAGCATATATCCTTTACTACCTCTAAGATCGGATCTCTTGTTGATGTCCAGAGTAGCAAGGACCCTGAAGGCCTTCGTATCTTCTATTACCTTGTTCAGGTCAGCAAATACATGCTTTGTTGTTctcttgttttataattttttctgcaTTTTATTTAACCTTTGCGTAGTACTTTATTCAATAGTGTACAATATGTTTTTAAACAATATATGTAGCAAATAGTTTAGTTTTGGCGGTTTATGTAGATTATCTAGAGTAAGACTGACTAAAAATGCAGAAAACTCGCAAGTTCAAGTTCTGTATAGTATCATGAGCTGCAACCCTTGGCTGTGCTCTTCACTCTTGGTTTGCatgttatgtttatatgtttctcGGGTGGGATATGTCTTCACTAGTGACCATAGATGTT
This window contains:
- the LOC126654078 gene encoding protein mago nashi homolog: MANSEEDEFYLRYYVGHKGKFGHEFLEFEFRPDGKLRYANNSNYKNDTMIRKELFLTPAVIKECRRIVAESEIMKEDDANWPEPDRIGRQELEIVMNNEHISFTTSKIGSLVDVQSSKDPEGLRIFYYLVQDLKCFVFSLISLHFKIKPI